One region of Syngnathus scovelli strain Florida chromosome 15, RoL_Ssco_1.2, whole genome shotgun sequence genomic DNA includes:
- the usp25 gene encoding ubiquitin carboxyl-terminal hydrolase 25 isoform X5 — protein MTVEQNVLQQHSQKHQQTLLNQLREVTGTTDVQLLQQALQVSNGDLAEAVAYLTEKNAKVPQQDETTYYQTSQVSNDRYISVGSQADSNVIDLTGDDKDDLQRAIALSLAESNRAFRETGITDEEQAISRVLEASIAENKASLKRTHTEVWSDSPNPYDRKRIDNCPVGLKNVGNTCWFSAVIQSLFNLLEFQRLVLNYSPPARVHELPRNQKEHRNLPFMQELRTLFSLMVGSKRKYVDPSRAVEILKDAFKSSESQQQDVSEFTHKLLDWLEDAFQMKAEEDGDEDKPKNPMVELFYGRFLAVGVLEGKKFENTEMFGQYPLQVNGFKDLHECLEAAMIEGEIESLHSAENSARSGQEHWFTELPPVLTFELSRFEFNQALGRPEKIHNKLEFPSMLFMDRYMDRNREVTRIKREEIRRLKEHLTLLQQRLERYLSYGSGPKRFPLADVLQYAMEFASSQPVCTSPVEDIDSSAPPGGTTGLQLPPPSSSAEQDSSATAESSGSASGTAAQQQRAPVHKPFTQSRLPPDLPMHPAPRHITEEELRVLEGCLHRWRSEVENDTRDLQESIKRILRTIELMYSDKSMMQVPYRLHAVLVHEGQANAGHYWAYIYDPHQRCWMKYNDIAVTKSSWEELVRDSFGGYRNASAYCLMYINDKKPFLIEEDFDKETGQILSGMDKLPPDLKQYVKGDNELFDKEIVEWNALQARKAQQEKLALAAAAAAAAAAASTASSTSISSSSPQPMSIDCSPPDNAALQQDPEYMEQPSPTSDSKHLQEDTERAISRASAELEERSPEALLNAAMMTPNMQGVIMAIGKSSRVYEKNGPEAAFFKALKLEYARLVRFAQEDTPPEKDYRLHHVIVYFLQNQAPKKILERTLLTQFADRNLAFDERCKSIMSVARAKLDLIKPEEVNMDEYEIWHQDYRNFRETTIFMITGLELFHKTNYVEALIYLIYSYQYNKELLSKGLYRGHDEEFLGHYRRDCLLKLNEQAAAMFESGEEPEVTTGLGIMNELVVPCIPLLLLHDTERDLLAVEDMRNRWCSYLGQEMDSNLQEKLTDFLPKLLDCSTEIKSFHDPPKVPAHSTLELCERFGRIMTTLCKVANHGR, from the exons ATGACTGTAGAGCAGAATGTCCTCCAGCAGCATTCTCAAAAG CATCAGCAGACACTACTAAACCAATTACGAGAAGTCACAGGCACCACAGATGTTCAACTCCTTCAACAGGCCTTGCAG GTGAGCAATGGAGACCTGGCTGAGGCTGTGGCCTACCTGACAGAGAAGAATGCCAAGGTTCCACAGCAAGACGAGACCACCTACTATCAGACTTCTCAGGTGTCCAATGACCGATACATAAGCGTGGGCAGCCAAGCAGACTCAA ATGTCATTGACCTGACCGGAGATGATAAAGATGACCTTCAGAGAGCAATTGCCCTCAGCCTGGCAGAGTCCAACCGGGCATTCCGGGAGACCGGCATAACTGATGAGGAGCAGGCCATCAGCAG AGTTCTGGAGGCAAGCATAGCAGAGAACAAGGCAAGTCTGAAGCGCACCCATACCGAAGTATGGAGCGATTCGCCCAACCCTTATGACAGGAAGAGGATAGACAACTGCCCCGTAGGCTTGAAAAATGTTGGCAATACCTGCTGGTTCAGTGCCGTCATTCAG TCTCTGTTTAACCTTCTGGAGTTCCAGCGACTGGTGCTTAACTACTCACCACCAGCCAGGGTTCATGAACTTCCCCGAAACCAGAAG GAACACAGAAACCTTCCCTTCATGCAAGAGCTGAGGACACTCTTCTCCCTCATGGTTGGGTCCAAGAGGAAATATGTGGATCCGTCACGGGCAGTGGAAATCCTCAAAGATGCCTTTAAGTCCAGTGAGTCACAACAG CAGGATGTGAGCGAGTTCACCCACAAGCTTCTGGACTGGCTGGAGGACGCCTTTCAAATGAAGGCTGAAGAAGACGG AGACGAGGACAAGCCAAAGAACCCGATGGTGGAGCTTTTCTACGGGCGATTCCTTGCCGTGGGTGTCCTGGAAG GTAAAAAATTTGAGAACACGGAGATGTTTGGCCAGTACCCGCTGCAGGTGAACGGCTTCAAGGATCTCCACGAGTGTCTTGAGGCAGCAATGATCGAAGGGGAGATTGAATCCCTGCACTCTGCAGAGAATTCTGCCAGGTCTGGACAAGAG CACTGGTTCACAGAACTCCCTCCCGTGTTGACCTTTGAGCTTTCAAGATTTGAGTTTAATCAAGCGCTTGGACGGCCTGAAAAGATCCACAACAAGCTGGAGTTCCCCTCCATGCTCTTCATGGACAG GTACATGGACAGAAACCGAGAAGTAACCAGAATCAAGAGAGAGGAAATCAGGCGGTTAAAAGAGCATTTGACTCTGCTCCAGCAGAGATTGGAaag GTATCTGAGCTATGGGTCCGGCCCCAAGAGGTTTCCTCTGGCAGATGTCCTCCAGTATGCAATGGAATTTGCCTCCAGTCAGCCTGTATGCACCTCGCCTGTGGAAGATATCGACTCATCAGCCCCTCCTGGTGGCACAACTGGACTACAGCTGCCCCCTCCAag CAGCTCGGCCGAGCAGGACTCTTCGGCTACGGCGGAGAGCTCAGGCTCTGCCTCGGGCACGGCGGCCCAGCAGCAGAGAGCGCCCGTCCACAAGCCTTTCACCCAGTCCAGACTACCTCCTGATCTCCCCATGCACCCCGCACCGCGCCACATAACCGAAGAGGAATTGAGGGTGCTTGAGGGATGCCTGCATCGATGGAGGAGCGAAGTTGAAAACGACACCCGCG ATCTCCAGGAGAGCATAAAGAGAATCCTCAGAACCATTGAGCTGATGTACTCGGACAAATCAATGATGCAG GTTCCTTACCGGCTTCATGCAGTCTTGGTCCACGAAGGCCAGGCAAACGCAGGTCACTACTGGGCCTACATCTACGACCCACACCAGCGTTGCTGGATGAAGTACAACGATATCGCCGTTACAAAATCCTCCTGGGAGGAGCTTGTGCGGGACTCATTCGGAGGCTACCGCAACGCCAGTGCCTACTGTCTCATGTATATCAATGACAAGAAGCCCTTTCTCATAGAAG AAGACTTTGATAAAGAAACTGGCCAGATACTGAGTGGCATGGACAAACTTCCGCCGGACCTGAAGCAGTATGTCAAGGGGGACAATGAGCTCTTTGACAAAGAGATTGTGGAGTGGAACGCACTGCAGGCTCGGAAGGCCCAACAGGAAAAGTTGGCTCTCGCCGCGGCGGctgcggcagcggcagcagcggccTCGACAGCATCCAGCACCTCCATTTCCTCCTCCTCACCTCAGCCCATGAGTATTGATTGCAGCCCTCCAGACAATGCAG CACTCCAGCAGGATCCCGAGTACATGGAGCAGCCATCGCCCACCAGTGACTCCAAACATCTCCAGGAGGACACGGAGAGGGCCATTTCCAGGGCGAGTGCTGAACTGGAGGAGAGAAGCCCCGAAGCACTGTTAAATGCC GCAATGATGACCCCAAACATGCAGGGTGTAATTATGGCTATTGGCAAATCCAGCAGAGTATATGAAAAGAATGGCCCTGAGGCAGCCTTTTTTAAG GCACTCAAGTTAGAATACGCTCGACTTGTGAGGTTCGCCCAAGAAGACACTCCCCCAGAGAAGGACTACAGACTTCATCACGTCATTGTCTACTTCCTCCAGAACCAGGCACCCAAGAAGATCCTTGAGAGGACTTTGCTCACTCAGTTTGCTGACCGGAACTTGGCATTTGATGAGAG ATGCAAGAGTATTATGAGTGTGGCACGTGCAAAATTGGACTTAATTAAGCCCGAGGAGGTCAACATGGATGAGTATGAG ATATGGCATCAAGACTACAGGAACTTCCGAGAAACAACCATTTTTATGATAACTGGCTTGGAGCTCTTCCACAAGACAAA TTATGTGGAGGCGCTGATATATCTGATCTACTCGTACCAGTACAACAAAGAGCTTTTGTCCAAAGGGCTGTACAGAGGACACGATGAGGAGTTCCTTGGTCATTACCGTCGCGATTGTTTGCTG AAATTAAACGAGCAAGCAGCAGCCATGTTTGAGTCCGGAGAGGAACCAGAGGTGACCACTGGTTTGGGAATCATGAATGAGTTGGTGGTCCCCTGCATCCCCTTGCTGCTGCTCCATGACACCGAGAGGGACCTGCTGGCAGTGGAAGACATGAGGAACCGCTGGTGCTCTTACCTGGGTCAAGAAATGGACT CCAACCTCCAAGAAAAGCTGACTGACTTCCTCCCCAAGTTACTGGACTGCTCGACGGAGATCAAAAGCTTCCACGACCCCCCCAAGGTGCCCGCCCACTCCACCTTGGAGCTGTGTGAAAGATTCGGCCGCATCATGACCACACTCTGCAAGGTGGCCAACCACGGGAGATGA
- the usp25 gene encoding ubiquitin carboxyl-terminal hydrolase 25 isoform X8 produces the protein MTVEQNVLQQHSQKHQQTLLNQLREVTGTTDVQLLQQALQVSNGDLAEAVAYLTEKNAKVPQQDETTYYQTSQVSNDRYISVGSQADSNVIDLTGDDKDDLQRAIALSLAESNRAFRETGITDEEQAISRVLEASIAENKASLKRTHTEVWSDSPNPYDRKRIDNCPVGLKNVGNTCWFSAVIQSLFNLLEFQRLVLNYSPPARVHELPRNQKEHRNLPFMQELRTLFSLMVGSKRKYVDPSRAVEILKDAFKSSESQQQDVSEFTHKLLDWLEDAFQMKAEEDGDEDKPKNPMVELFYGRFLAVGVLEGKKFENTEMFGQYPLQVNGFKDLHECLEAAMIEGEIESLHSAENSARSGQEHWFTELPPVLTFELSRFEFNQALGRPEKIHNKLEFPSMLFMDRYMDRNREVTRIKREEIRRLKEHLTLLQQRLERYLSYGSGPKRFPLADVLQYAMEFASSQPVCTSPVEDIDSSAPPGGTTGLQLPPPSSAEQDSSATAESSGSASGTAAQQQRAPVHKPFTQSRLPPDLPMHPAPRHITEEELRVLEGCLHRWRSEVENDTRDLQESIKRILRTIELMYSDKSMMQVPYRLHAVLVHEGQANAGHYWAYIYDPHQRCWMKYNDIAVTKSSWEELVRDSFGGYRNASAYCLMYINDKKPFLIEEDFDKETGQILSGMDKLPPDLKQYVKGDNELFDKEIVEWNALQARKAQQEKLALAAAAAAAAAAASTASSTSISSSSPQPMSIDCSPPDNAALQQDPEYMEQPSPTSDSKHLQEDTERAISRASAELEERSPEALLNAAMMTPNMQGVIMAIGKSSRVYEKNGPEAAFFKALKLEYARLVRFAQEDTPPEKDYRLHHVIVYFLQNQAPKKILERTLLTQFADRNLAFDERCKSIMSVARAKLDLIKPEEVNMDEYEIWHQDYRNFRETTIFMITGLELFHKTNYVEALIYLIYSYQYNKELLSKGLYRGHDEEFLGHYRRDCLLKLNEQAAAMFESGEEPEVTTGLGIMNELVVPCIPLLLLHDTERDLLAVEDMRNRWCSYLGQEMDSNLQEKLTDFLPKLLDCSTEIKSFHDPPKVPAHSTLELCERFGRIMTTLCKVANHGR, from the exons ATGACTGTAGAGCAGAATGTCCTCCAGCAGCATTCTCAAAAG CATCAGCAGACACTACTAAACCAATTACGAGAAGTCACAGGCACCACAGATGTTCAACTCCTTCAACAGGCCTTGCAG GTGAGCAATGGAGACCTGGCTGAGGCTGTGGCCTACCTGACAGAGAAGAATGCCAAGGTTCCACAGCAAGACGAGACCACCTACTATCAGACTTCTCAGGTGTCCAATGACCGATACATAAGCGTGGGCAGCCAAGCAGACTCAA ATGTCATTGACCTGACCGGAGATGATAAAGATGACCTTCAGAGAGCAATTGCCCTCAGCCTGGCAGAGTCCAACCGGGCATTCCGGGAGACCGGCATAACTGATGAGGAGCAGGCCATCAGCAG AGTTCTGGAGGCAAGCATAGCAGAGAACAAGGCAAGTCTGAAGCGCACCCATACCGAAGTATGGAGCGATTCGCCCAACCCTTATGACAGGAAGAGGATAGACAACTGCCCCGTAGGCTTGAAAAATGTTGGCAATACCTGCTGGTTCAGTGCCGTCATTCAG TCTCTGTTTAACCTTCTGGAGTTCCAGCGACTGGTGCTTAACTACTCACCACCAGCCAGGGTTCATGAACTTCCCCGAAACCAGAAG GAACACAGAAACCTTCCCTTCATGCAAGAGCTGAGGACACTCTTCTCCCTCATGGTTGGGTCCAAGAGGAAATATGTGGATCCGTCACGGGCAGTGGAAATCCTCAAAGATGCCTTTAAGTCCAGTGAGTCACAACAG CAGGATGTGAGCGAGTTCACCCACAAGCTTCTGGACTGGCTGGAGGACGCCTTTCAAATGAAGGCTGAAGAAGACGG AGACGAGGACAAGCCAAAGAACCCGATGGTGGAGCTTTTCTACGGGCGATTCCTTGCCGTGGGTGTCCTGGAAG GTAAAAAATTTGAGAACACGGAGATGTTTGGCCAGTACCCGCTGCAGGTGAACGGCTTCAAGGATCTCCACGAGTGTCTTGAGGCAGCAATGATCGAAGGGGAGATTGAATCCCTGCACTCTGCAGAGAATTCTGCCAGGTCTGGACAAGAG CACTGGTTCACAGAACTCCCTCCCGTGTTGACCTTTGAGCTTTCAAGATTTGAGTTTAATCAAGCGCTTGGACGGCCTGAAAAGATCCACAACAAGCTGGAGTTCCCCTCCATGCTCTTCATGGACAG GTACATGGACAGAAACCGAGAAGTAACCAGAATCAAGAGAGAGGAAATCAGGCGGTTAAAAGAGCATTTGACTCTGCTCCAGCAGAGATTGGAaag GTATCTGAGCTATGGGTCCGGCCCCAAGAGGTTTCCTCTGGCAGATGTCCTCCAGTATGCAATGGAATTTGCCTCCAGTCAGCCTGTATGCACCTCGCCTGTGGAAGATATCGACTCATCAGCCCCTCCTGGTGGCACAACTGGACTACAGCTGCCCCCTCCAag CTCGGCCGAGCAGGACTCTTCGGCTACGGCGGAGAGCTCAGGCTCTGCCTCGGGCACGGCGGCCCAGCAGCAGAGAGCGCCCGTCCACAAGCCTTTCACCCAGTCCAGACTACCTCCTGATCTCCCCATGCACCCCGCACCGCGCCACATAACCGAAGAGGAATTGAGGGTGCTTGAGGGATGCCTGCATCGATGGAGGAGCGAAGTTGAAAACGACACCCGCG ATCTCCAGGAGAGCATAAAGAGAATCCTCAGAACCATTGAGCTGATGTACTCGGACAAATCAATGATGCAG GTTCCTTACCGGCTTCATGCAGTCTTGGTCCACGAAGGCCAGGCAAACGCAGGTCACTACTGGGCCTACATCTACGACCCACACCAGCGTTGCTGGATGAAGTACAACGATATCGCCGTTACAAAATCCTCCTGGGAGGAGCTTGTGCGGGACTCATTCGGAGGCTACCGCAACGCCAGTGCCTACTGTCTCATGTATATCAATGACAAGAAGCCCTTTCTCATAGAAG AAGACTTTGATAAAGAAACTGGCCAGATACTGAGTGGCATGGACAAACTTCCGCCGGACCTGAAGCAGTATGTCAAGGGGGACAATGAGCTCTTTGACAAAGAGATTGTGGAGTGGAACGCACTGCAGGCTCGGAAGGCCCAACAGGAAAAGTTGGCTCTCGCCGCGGCGGctgcggcagcggcagcagcggccTCGACAGCATCCAGCACCTCCATTTCCTCCTCCTCACCTCAGCCCATGAGTATTGATTGCAGCCCTCCAGACAATGCAG CACTCCAGCAGGATCCCGAGTACATGGAGCAGCCATCGCCCACCAGTGACTCCAAACATCTCCAGGAGGACACGGAGAGGGCCATTTCCAGGGCGAGTGCTGAACTGGAGGAGAGAAGCCCCGAAGCACTGTTAAATGCC GCAATGATGACCCCAAACATGCAGGGTGTAATTATGGCTATTGGCAAATCCAGCAGAGTATATGAAAAGAATGGCCCTGAGGCAGCCTTTTTTAAG GCACTCAAGTTAGAATACGCTCGACTTGTGAGGTTCGCCCAAGAAGACACTCCCCCAGAGAAGGACTACAGACTTCATCACGTCATTGTCTACTTCCTCCAGAACCAGGCACCCAAGAAGATCCTTGAGAGGACTTTGCTCACTCAGTTTGCTGACCGGAACTTGGCATTTGATGAGAG ATGCAAGAGTATTATGAGTGTGGCACGTGCAAAATTGGACTTAATTAAGCCCGAGGAGGTCAACATGGATGAGTATGAG ATATGGCATCAAGACTACAGGAACTTCCGAGAAACAACCATTTTTATGATAACTGGCTTGGAGCTCTTCCACAAGACAAA TTATGTGGAGGCGCTGATATATCTGATCTACTCGTACCAGTACAACAAAGAGCTTTTGTCCAAAGGGCTGTACAGAGGACACGATGAGGAGTTCCTTGGTCATTACCGTCGCGATTGTTTGCTG AAATTAAACGAGCAAGCAGCAGCCATGTTTGAGTCCGGAGAGGAACCAGAGGTGACCACTGGTTTGGGAATCATGAATGAGTTGGTGGTCCCCTGCATCCCCTTGCTGCTGCTCCATGACACCGAGAGGGACCTGCTGGCAGTGGAAGACATGAGGAACCGCTGGTGCTCTTACCTGGGTCAAGAAATGGACT CCAACCTCCAAGAAAAGCTGACTGACTTCCTCCCCAAGTTACTGGACTGCTCGACGGAGATCAAAAGCTTCCACGACCCCCCCAAGGTGCCCGCCCACTCCACCTTGGAGCTGTGTGAAAGATTCGGCCGCATCATGACCACACTCTGCAAGGTGGCCAACCACGGGAGATGA
- the usp25 gene encoding ubiquitin carboxyl-terminal hydrolase 25 isoform X3, translated as MTVEQNVLQQHSQKHQQTLLNQLREVTGTTDVQLLQQALQVSNGDLAEAVAYLTEKNAKVPQQDETTYYQTSQVSNDRYISVGSQADSNVIDLTGDDKDDLQRAIALSLAESNRAFRETGITDEEQAISRVLEASIAENKASLKRTHTEVWSDSPNPYDRKRIDNCPVGLKNVGNTCWFSAVIQSLFNLLEFQRLVLNYSPPARVHELPRNQKEHRNLPFMQELRTLFSLMVGSKRKYVDPSRAVEILKDAFKSSESQQQDVSEFTHKLLDWLEDAFQMKAEEDGDEDKPKNPMVELFYGRFLAVGVLEGKKFENTEMFGQYPLQVNGFKDLHECLEAAMIEGEIESLHSAENSARSGQEHWFTELPPVLTFELSRFEFNQALGRPEKIHNKLEFPSMLFMDRYMDRNREVTRIKREEIRRLKEHLTLLQQRLERYLSYGSGPKRFPLADVLQYAMEFASSQPVCTSPVEDIDSSAPPGGTTGLQLPPPSSSAEQDSSATAESSGSASGTAAQQQRAPVHKPFTQSRLPPDLPMHPAPRHITEEELRVLEGCLHRWRSEVENDTRDLQESIKRILRTIELMYSDKSMMQVPYRLHAVLVHEGQANAGHYWAYIYDPHQRCWMKYNDIAVTKSSWEELVRDSFGGYRNASAYCLMYINDKKPFLIEDFDKETGQILSGMDKLPPDLKQYVKGDNELFDKEIVEWNALQARKAQQEKLALAAAAAAAAAAASTASSTSISSSSPQPMSIDCSPPDNAALQQDPEYMEQPSPTSDSKHLQEDTERAISRASAELEERSPEALLNAPEVHLSTPPIPSPDFVMEDESPVHHTVEVAIPDVGTFVIESKEGGYDDEFLLPGQAMMTPNMQGVIMAIGKSSRVYEKNGPEAAFFKALKLEYARLVRFAQEDTPPEKDYRLHHVIVYFLQNQAPKKILERTLLTQFADRNLAFDERCKSIMSVARAKLDLIKPEEVNMDEYEIWHQDYRNFRETTIFMITGLELFHKTNYVEALIYLIYSYQYNKELLSKGLYRGHDEEFLGHYRRDCLLKLNEQAAAMFESGEEPEVTTGLGIMNELVVPCIPLLLLHDTERDLLAVEDMRNRWCSYLGQEMDSNLQEKLTDFLPKLLDCSTEIKSFHDPPKVPAHSTLELCERFGRIMTTLCKVANHGR; from the exons ATGACTGTAGAGCAGAATGTCCTCCAGCAGCATTCTCAAAAG CATCAGCAGACACTACTAAACCAATTACGAGAAGTCACAGGCACCACAGATGTTCAACTCCTTCAACAGGCCTTGCAG GTGAGCAATGGAGACCTGGCTGAGGCTGTGGCCTACCTGACAGAGAAGAATGCCAAGGTTCCACAGCAAGACGAGACCACCTACTATCAGACTTCTCAGGTGTCCAATGACCGATACATAAGCGTGGGCAGCCAAGCAGACTCAA ATGTCATTGACCTGACCGGAGATGATAAAGATGACCTTCAGAGAGCAATTGCCCTCAGCCTGGCAGAGTCCAACCGGGCATTCCGGGAGACCGGCATAACTGATGAGGAGCAGGCCATCAGCAG AGTTCTGGAGGCAAGCATAGCAGAGAACAAGGCAAGTCTGAAGCGCACCCATACCGAAGTATGGAGCGATTCGCCCAACCCTTATGACAGGAAGAGGATAGACAACTGCCCCGTAGGCTTGAAAAATGTTGGCAATACCTGCTGGTTCAGTGCCGTCATTCAG TCTCTGTTTAACCTTCTGGAGTTCCAGCGACTGGTGCTTAACTACTCACCACCAGCCAGGGTTCATGAACTTCCCCGAAACCAGAAG GAACACAGAAACCTTCCCTTCATGCAAGAGCTGAGGACACTCTTCTCCCTCATGGTTGGGTCCAAGAGGAAATATGTGGATCCGTCACGGGCAGTGGAAATCCTCAAAGATGCCTTTAAGTCCAGTGAGTCACAACAG CAGGATGTGAGCGAGTTCACCCACAAGCTTCTGGACTGGCTGGAGGACGCCTTTCAAATGAAGGCTGAAGAAGACGG AGACGAGGACAAGCCAAAGAACCCGATGGTGGAGCTTTTCTACGGGCGATTCCTTGCCGTGGGTGTCCTGGAAG GTAAAAAATTTGAGAACACGGAGATGTTTGGCCAGTACCCGCTGCAGGTGAACGGCTTCAAGGATCTCCACGAGTGTCTTGAGGCAGCAATGATCGAAGGGGAGATTGAATCCCTGCACTCTGCAGAGAATTCTGCCAGGTCTGGACAAGAG CACTGGTTCACAGAACTCCCTCCCGTGTTGACCTTTGAGCTTTCAAGATTTGAGTTTAATCAAGCGCTTGGACGGCCTGAAAAGATCCACAACAAGCTGGAGTTCCCCTCCATGCTCTTCATGGACAG GTACATGGACAGAAACCGAGAAGTAACCAGAATCAAGAGAGAGGAAATCAGGCGGTTAAAAGAGCATTTGACTCTGCTCCAGCAGAGATTGGAaag GTATCTGAGCTATGGGTCCGGCCCCAAGAGGTTTCCTCTGGCAGATGTCCTCCAGTATGCAATGGAATTTGCCTCCAGTCAGCCTGTATGCACCTCGCCTGTGGAAGATATCGACTCATCAGCCCCTCCTGGTGGCACAACTGGACTACAGCTGCCCCCTCCAag CAGCTCGGCCGAGCAGGACTCTTCGGCTACGGCGGAGAGCTCAGGCTCTGCCTCGGGCACGGCGGCCCAGCAGCAGAGAGCGCCCGTCCACAAGCCTTTCACCCAGTCCAGACTACCTCCTGATCTCCCCATGCACCCCGCACCGCGCCACATAACCGAAGAGGAATTGAGGGTGCTTGAGGGATGCCTGCATCGATGGAGGAGCGAAGTTGAAAACGACACCCGCG ATCTCCAGGAGAGCATAAAGAGAATCCTCAGAACCATTGAGCTGATGTACTCGGACAAATCAATGATGCAG GTTCCTTACCGGCTTCATGCAGTCTTGGTCCACGAAGGCCAGGCAAACGCAGGTCACTACTGGGCCTACATCTACGACCCACACCAGCGTTGCTGGATGAAGTACAACGATATCGCCGTTACAAAATCCTCCTGGGAGGAGCTTGTGCGGGACTCATTCGGAGGCTACCGCAACGCCAGTGCCTACTGTCTCATGTATATCAATGACAAGAAGCCCTTTCTCATAGAAG ACTTTGATAAAGAAACTGGCCAGATACTGAGTGGCATGGACAAACTTCCGCCGGACCTGAAGCAGTATGTCAAGGGGGACAATGAGCTCTTTGACAAAGAGATTGTGGAGTGGAACGCACTGCAGGCTCGGAAGGCCCAACAGGAAAAGTTGGCTCTCGCCGCGGCGGctgcggcagcggcagcagcggccTCGACAGCATCCAGCACCTCCATTTCCTCCTCCTCACCTCAGCCCATGAGTATTGATTGCAGCCCTCCAGACAATGCAG CACTCCAGCAGGATCCCGAGTACATGGAGCAGCCATCGCCCACCAGTGACTCCAAACATCTCCAGGAGGACACGGAGAGGGCCATTTCCAGGGCGAGTGCTGAACTGGAGGAGAGAAGCCCCGAAGCACTGTTAAATGCC CCTGAAGTCCACTTGAGCACCCCCCCAATCCCAAGTCCTGATTTTGTCATGGAGGACGAGTCCCCTGTCCACCACACCGTAGAGGTGGCCATCCCCGATGTGGGGACCTTTGTCATTGAGTCAAAAGAAGGGGGGTATGATGATGAG TTCCTGCTTCCCGGGCAGGCAATGATGACCCCAAACATGCAGGGTGTAATTATGGCTATTGGCAAATCCAGCAGAGTATATGAAAAGAATGGCCCTGAGGCAGCCTTTTTTAAG GCACTCAAGTTAGAATACGCTCGACTTGTGAGGTTCGCCCAAGAAGACACTCCCCCAGAGAAGGACTACAGACTTCATCACGTCATTGTCTACTTCCTCCAGAACCAGGCACCCAAGAAGATCCTTGAGAGGACTTTGCTCACTCAGTTTGCTGACCGGAACTTGGCATTTGATGAGAG ATGCAAGAGTATTATGAGTGTGGCACGTGCAAAATTGGACTTAATTAAGCCCGAGGAGGTCAACATGGATGAGTATGAG ATATGGCATCAAGACTACAGGAACTTCCGAGAAACAACCATTTTTATGATAACTGGCTTGGAGCTCTTCCACAAGACAAA TTATGTGGAGGCGCTGATATATCTGATCTACTCGTACCAGTACAACAAAGAGCTTTTGTCCAAAGGGCTGTACAGAGGACACGATGAGGAGTTCCTTGGTCATTACCGTCGCGATTGTTTGCTG AAATTAAACGAGCAAGCAGCAGCCATGTTTGAGTCCGGAGAGGAACCAGAGGTGACCACTGGTTTGGGAATCATGAATGAGTTGGTGGTCCCCTGCATCCCCTTGCTGCTGCTCCATGACACCGAGAGGGACCTGCTGGCAGTGGAAGACATGAGGAACCGCTGGTGCTCTTACCTGGGTCAAGAAATGGACT CCAACCTCCAAGAAAAGCTGACTGACTTCCTCCCCAAGTTACTGGACTGCTCGACGGAGATCAAAAGCTTCCACGACCCCCCCAAGGTGCCCGCCCACTCCACCTTGGAGCTGTGTGAAAGATTCGGCCGCATCATGACCACACTCTGCAAGGTGGCCAACCACGGGAGATGA